TAATCAATGCAATTGATAGGTCCTCCGTTACCTCTGGGATGTGCATTTTACAACAGAGTCTGGAGAAGACATCTATTTTGATAAGAATGGAGATGTGCCAACTGTCTTTGACATCATGAATATTCAGATATACCCAGATGACACCACCAGACTGGTAAAAGTGGGTAGATACGATGCCAGGCAATCACCAGCACTGGAAATCATTATCAACGTTAGTGCCATCTTATGGAACGAAAAGTATAACCAGGTGAGGAATAAAGGCTTTGGGATGAATTTCAGAATCAGATAAAAGCAGAGGTGAAAAAGGGCAAAAGGCCTGCAAATAGATTAGCTTGCATAACTTTGAAAAATGCATGTTTTTGCCAAAGCTgttattttacatatatatattgtattttatatgttATTGTAATGATATATGACTTTCTGAAATTTTAATGCTTGCATATGACATAAGCTGCTATGGGCAGTCCTTCCATATTGAAAAGGTGAGTAATAAGTATAACTAGAAATAGAAAAAGGCTTTTGTTTCATGCAGCTTCAGATATAGGGGAATAGTTTAGAAAATGGTCCTTCCATGGTATAAATAACGTAGAAATGTCAGGCCTGTGTGAGTGGagcggctgctgaatatctagGACAATTAAGCAagatatgtttatccagttaacttgttCAGACagatagcagctgaattttgcccTCATAATGTTTTTATTCCAGTTGCAGTCGCCACCACCTTAAATAGATTtgtgaggtcaattttaaaatgagcgcacgTGTGCGCATTTacacacgtatgttttaaaatgcgccaactgcacataagtatgctcctaattttaagaggttactcgatcACAACTAGCAAACCATCTACTTATCTCCCGCTGCCCAGTGAAGCAGAGATACCGACTGTTAAAATCCCTGCAGGGGACAACAGGCTGAATTATCGAGGGTCACAGGCAGTACCTTCTTCTGTCCTGCTCTATCGCTCTTTAATGGTCCTGAAAAGCTCAGGCAGATTTGAAATCTTTGCCCTTTTCACTTTCCTATTGATCAAATTCTCTCCTGCACTCCTATTGGTTGTTAGTCATGTGATCAGGGCCACACTACAGTTCCAAAAGGAAATGACAGGCTGTGGCAGCCATATTGAGAAGGCCTGCAGACATCTCAGAGGAAACATGTCAACAGTTGCCATGAATGTATGAACAAGATAAGAGGGACCTACACACACATGGTGCAATGTTCGAATAGAGATGGTGGGAAAAAAAGGGTTAacaggactaaaaaaaaaaaaaaaatgcttgtttcATGCATAGGTGATCCATAGAGGCAGTggaagtgaggggaaagccagatACCAAGTAATCTGTGGTATTGCTGTGGAAAGGCAGAAAGGGCAGACTACAATAGCAGATAATGAGAGAACATAGATACATAAGTTGGCTAATTCTTTTATAATTCACAGACGCCTCGCACTGTCTGCAGTGAGAGCTGCCTTGTTGGATACAGGAAGTCTGGCAGAATGGGGCAACCCAGCTGCTGTTTCGACTGCGTCCCCTGTTCCATTGGAGAAATAGCCAACGAAACGGGTGAGCCACTTCTGGTGATTCTGTGAATCTACTTAGCACATTTTTCACTTCCCAATCCTACGATGTAAGGCTTATTATAGAAGGGTTTGGCGGATCCATGTGGGTTCTGTAATTGTCCTaagagccagtcctggttttatcccatttcCTGCTGGGACTTGTAGATCACGTTTCTACACAAGATGCAAGGTCCATATTTCCAAGGGCTGAATGGGTTGGCGCCTTGTTTTTTGACTGAGGATTTAAATCATTATATCCCAGGTAGATCTTTTTGCTCCCTCACAAGCATCCTTGCTCTGTATTCCAGGGCTAAGAGATTCGCAGCAAGATAAACGAAGACAAATCTTTGTTACCTGTTGCATCTTGCCTCTGAAATGTTCTTCTAAGGGAAATTAGAGCAAAGTAGGTTCACCATTGGTTTAGAAAGCAGGTTAAAATATGGCTGTTTGGTTCAGAGTTTGACAACATCTGGGTGTGCCATGCAAGCAATTACTGAGGCTTACTTTAACAGGGCAGTAcatggatatttttattttagtggtttagctttctctctctcatgcatattcattgtggctatcctggcTGGTTAAGTGCACTGTCAGGAGGGgattgagaaacactgctttACATGTATGTCAGGTTTCACGAGAGCCCTCTGGTGGCACAGAAGGCAGGGCATCACTTTCTCATTTAAGCACACTCCCAATTTAAGGCCCAGCATAGACAGTCCTAACACCCAAACTTCTACATAGagagcttaggggtagattttataaagtgcacgcgtgcatccatgtgtgtgcagttcCCGGCGCGTGCAAACTCCACACGGCGACGCGTTTGGGCCTtctccagtccgctccaattaaagagcctTCTCCAGTCCGCTccaacccccctacctaaacttcctcccatttcccctctcctgcccaccccctaaaccccacctttcttttttttttgtattacaacTTACCAAGCTGAAGcaagttgcatgtgccggccagctgccggagcgcgagtcttcgggacagcgttcaatggtgctgtcctggcctgccattggccccgcccctccctgccgccccggcctgcccctttgaagaggcccagcattTGTGTCCATACCAgtgtttacgtgcatggccgggcctctttgaaaatttgcgcaGCGCgtgtaaggcccagccacacgtgtaaaccccagattttacgcgcgcaggccttttaaaatccagctgttAGGTTGTAGGCCCTACACAATTTTGGTAGCACACTGGAACCTTGTACAGTTATAGCACAGATAGAGATATTGCATTTGACCAATGTTTCTCCACCTTTTCAGATACAATTAAATGTTGGAAGTGCCCAGAAGACCAATGGCCCAATGAAAGTCGAGACAAGTGCCTACCAAAGGTTATCGAGTTCCTGTCCtatgaggaggccctgggagcatCCTTGGCTGCTACTGCCATTATCCTGTCTTTGGTTACAgtccttatcctttttgtttTCTGCCGGTTCAAGGACACACCACTTGTGAGAGCTAACAACCGAGACCTCAGTTACTTCCTCCTCTGCACCCTCACACTGTGCTTCCTCTGCTCCCTAACATTTGTTGGATTTCCCATGAAGCTCACGTGCATGATTCGCCAGCCTGCCTTTGGACTCATTTTTACTGTCAGTGTGTCTTGCATATTGGCAAAAACTGTCACTGTGGTCATTGCTTTCAAGGCAGTCAACCCACACAATCAACTCCGGAAATGGGTTGGGCCAAAGATACCCAACCTCATTGTTATTTGTTCCTCCCTGGTCCAATTAGCTATCTGCACTTATTGGATTTCCAGCCATCCTTCCTTTCCTGAGAACAACACCAGATCTGAAAGTGGGAAGATAATCATTGAGTGCAATGATGGGTTGACCATACTCTTCTACTGCATGCTGGGATATATGGGCTTCCTGGCCATCATTAGCTTCATTgtggccttcctggctaggacaTTACCCGACAGCTTCAATGAGGCCAAGTTTATCACCTTCAGTATGTTGGTCTTTGTGAGCGTCTGGCTGTCTTTCATTCCCACTTACCTCAGCACACAAGGGAAGTACATGGTGGCAGTAGAGATCTTTGCCATCCTGTCCTCCGGTGCAGGGTTACTCTTTCTAATCTTTTTCCCCAAATGCTACATTATTCTCCTCCGGCCAGAGATGAACACCAAGGAACATGTAGtaggaaaaaaatacaatgaaaagaGAGTGACCCTATCTTATAATAATCCAAAATGCAGTATGAGAGACAAGGATCAAAAAGGAACTGAGTCAAAGACAAAATTTTGACTATATAAGTGTTAGCAATCCAGACAATGCAAGGAAGAGTATATCCAACACTCGGTCTAATCTATCATCCATCTTTAAAGCAGGCTAGATTTATCAATAGAAAATCCTTACTTCAAATAAACCACTTCACAGccatataaaaaattatttttctgaaattGTTTGTGATGCAGTcaaaacacattggggtagattttaaaagaagtgcatgCGCTACCCAGCTACTCTTCTACATTGAAACCCTGGCATCCTTCTCCCCCTCAGCATTTCTAGACACACTTCCCATGAGCAGACACCAGTACTCTATCCCCCTCCAGTTCAATCACAGCTCTCTTTGACCCCAGGACAGTCAGCCCATCCCAGgatgccctcccttccccccctagTCTGAGCCCAGCTCTCTTTGAACCTCCTCCACAACCCATCCCAACTGTGAccactccctctccccaggaTTATCTCAGCACATTCCGATTCCTCTCTGCATAACTCTCTGAAACCCATAGAAATAACCTGGAGGCATGGTGTGACTGTCCTCTCCAGTTCCAACCCACGCATCCCCATCCTAGCACTTCTTTCTCTTCTCCTCAGCCCTTAATCATACTCTGTTATCTCCCTCCCCAGGACACTCAGATCTCGCTCCCCAGCCTCACCTCAGTACTAACTTACCCCTTCATTAGCCTAGTCCCAACATACAATGTCTCCCCCTCCCGAGACCCACGTATCCTCACAGGTCTAACCCCTGCACTTCTTTCTCCCCTCACTGTCCAACCCCAGAACACTTTGCTCCCCTGTCAAACCCAGCCAGGCTGCACCCTCTTCCCAGTTTGATAGCAGCACACACTAGCTCTCCTTCACACTCCACCTCAGTGcattcagtccctcccaccctctatttatttatttaagtatttttatataccacggcacattcggtttacaagtaacataaaacagcaacaggctttacaaggaACAATTAAGTGGAATAATATAGCAGCAGGCTTTACAAAGCCTGCTGCTATATtatattgccaggttcttatggcctggattggccactgttggaaacaggatgctgggcttgatggacccttggtctgacccagtatggcat
The DNA window shown above is from Rhinatrema bivittatum chromosome 19, aRhiBiv1.1, whole genome shotgun sequence and carries:
- the LOC115080334 gene encoding vomeronasal type-2 receptor 26-like, giving the protein MKEAIKPGCKLELREMAPISMDGDFVIGVIAGAQSDVVYPILDFRETPQPARCKDFQTRYYRDILATMFAIEEINQNQHLLQNHTLGFRIMDSCFSEVVALKETLLLLSGGQTLPNYKCEAHLVLAGIIGEMYSSVSEVMARILGLYRIPQISYGAQKSILSDKIQFPSFLRTYPESTLHPHSIVQLLRHFNWTWVGILTSNVDTTSVPSQKIRQELVDNGGCVAFFEKVDDRYTREKLMRVADVIHQSSANVIVCDCYEMHIKPILEILSFRNVTARVWVFSSGWGFNPQLFTRETWRLLNGSLVFTAYTSVIPHFTDFLYHIGHSAFPSDTLTKLFWEKAFGCQWEEQNKSQIVTGKELIPCTGDEDLKAVVPVLFQLNDLSISYHAYLAVYVYAYTLHNMILDGAKEDVFGIQTHIQNIKPWQVLRYLWDVHFTTESGEDIYFDKNGDVPTVFDIMNIQIYPDDTTRLVKVGRYDARQSPALEIIINVSAILWNEKYNQTPRTVCSESCLVGYRKSGRMGQPSCCFDCVPCSIGEIANETDTIKCWKCPEDQWPNESRDKCLPKVIEFLSYEEALGASLAATAIILSLVTVLILFVFCRFKDTPLVRANNRDLSYFLLCTLTLCFLCSLTFVGFPMKLTCMIRQPAFGLIFTVSVSCILAKTVTVVIAFKAVNPHNQLRKWVGPKIPNLIVICSSLVQLAICTYWISSHPSFPENNTRSESGKIIIECNDGLTILFYCMLGYMGFLAIISFIVAFLARTLPDSFNEAKFITFSMLVFVSVWLSFIPTYLSTQGKYMVAVEIFAILSSGAGLLFLIFFPKCYIILLRPEMNTKEHVVGKKYNEKRVTLSYNNPKCSMRDKDQKGTESKTKF